TTGCCAAGGTTGACGTTGATGTTTATGGATTCAGCGTATGAAAATTATAAATCTAGTGAATTTCATCATATTGACTAAGTACATCAATTTCAAGCTCCTAAACATGAGCCATCAAAACATGAGGTAGGTTGAATTTAAAGTATTATGAAAGCTGCAGCAGTTTTTGTAGATAAGAAGTCTACCTACAGAGATAGACAGGAGCATATGTGGGAACAGACCTGTACaacaaaaatcgaaaagtgaCATCGGCGTACGGTTTATCTCTGTGTTTTCCCGGTCTTCTGCGTAAGTCGCTTActgttttccaatatttttggTATGGTTGTCTGTTTCCACAGACCCAACGGTCTACCTTCGCAAGCATTCCTGCATAGGTAGACCTCTCCTATGCACCATAGTGTGcacatataattttttatttcaagttAATCAACAGAATTGCAACTTTGTGAGTCTCAATAACATTCCAACAAACGTAAAAAAATAACGTTTTAAAATGACATAACCCCATATTTTGTCTTCAGCTCATGTTCATTTGTGTCAAGAAAACATTTTTATTCGATGTACAATTTTAACAAATGTTTCCCAGTTttataatatttcgaaaatactctGGATTTTAAGGTGTGTAATCACCTTGAACACTGTATTCGTTAGTTAATTGCCGAGAAGCAACTAGAAAAATTGcactaaatcgaaaataaggaGAGAAACAGTGGCAGTCTTTTAAAGTCGTATTGTCAGTAATTCAAAACAGACCGAACTTTTGATTTTTCATATCATAAAATCATAATCTTAAAGTTCAAAATGAGCACCTTCTTATAATACGAAAAGTTTTAATTTTAACATTTTAAAGCTCGATTCAATTTCAAATCCATAAGCCCTTCAGATATTGGTGTTCTAGGGTCGATACTtcgaaaaaaacaaaatgacgAATTGATATGTCGAAACATAAATATGCTTGTCAgcttccaaaaatgaaaattaaaatattgaCATTAATGGAAACTGCTGATTCGAGTAATAAAACTGCACAATAAACTGCCTTCTTAAGAAGATTGCACAAAAATTTTCTCTTTACGAATCAGCACCTTTTGTCAATTACATACCTACATGATCATGGAACAAGTccataaacatttttttgagtttttggGTATGTATGGaccaaaaataatatttgtCAATCTCGTATATATGGAATAATTGTAGTGATTTTGATCTGATACGACAAAAAATGGTTTTGTTGTTGAATATGTTTCTATACACATATTGATACAGATTTTTATGACTGAAAACTGTGaatggatatttgaaatttccgtGCTTTTTAGCCGTGGTATCACAGCTTACGTGCTGTGATCACTTGCAGTAATCATCTCAGACTGGAGACCCCGTAAATTCTGAATACGCATTCATAAAACAGGATCTTTTCTAGCAAAGGTTCAATTAATTCATATAAACGTCTTTTTCGCTGCGCAGTTTATTGTGCAATCGAGTCCCGAAGCAAAATTTCCAAACTCCCTATTTATGTACAaaagatcacaaaaatcacACCTCGGAGTCGTCTCTGAGGCTGCAGAACTTCTCGGACATCACGGTGAGGATCTGCTCGAACTTAGAGTGCCTATCGGCCGAATCGGCCCCTGCTCCCCTACTGCCCCAGAGGAACTTCAAATGAAACTCCGTTTGGAACATGCTGAGGGTGAGGTCGTCCATCCGCGCCTCTGCCATGACTATTTCCGCGTTCCTGATGTAGTTGGCGCTCTGGTCTACGTACTTCCGCGCTGTCTGCAGGTGGTTGAGAAGGGCGGCGAGGCCGAAGTCCTGGGAGTTGTGCTCGCGCAACCCCAGGCAGCTGCTGCTCAGGCTGTTTTGGTCGCCTGCCACCTGGAAGTCCTCCAGGTCCCGTTCCAAAAGTATCACGAAGGGCAGGAGGTGGGGGATGGTAGTGTTAGGCGCTTGAGGGTTTGAGCAATTGTTCATGTTCTTCAACGTTGGCCGGAGTTTTGATTCGAAATTGAAGGCGACGTCCGTGTACTTCTGGCGCAGCATGTGCCAAGTTGTGTGAAGCCTTTCGATCTgaaatgaaggaaatttttgGAACCTATTTCAAGATTATCAGAAGAAAAATGATGGTATGATCTTTCTGAGGTCTTAGTTCTTAAGAAATCTGCATGAACCCTTCTCGCATTTCTGCACAAGTCTTGGAAATTGTTTACCCCTGTCTACTTATTCTATTGCCCTTTCCTCTAGCTGAAACTACATAGTGCGGTGGCTTTTCTCCCCTTAACAAATGAAACCccttttatttcattttacaaTAACAAAAGCCCTTACCTAAGTTCCTAGAAGAATCCTCACATTCTTTTTAATAAGGACTCACCTGTGGTAGGCAAAGCCCAAGCATTATGCCGCAGAAGCCGAACAAGTTTCCAAGGGCAGTTTTCGTGTCTATTGCTATTTCTATCCATTTGTACAAGGTTTCGGTTCTTTCCACCTCATCAGCGCAGGTCAATATGGTAACAGCAACCAGCAACTTCAAACACTCTGTCCTGAAACATgaattttccataaaaaaagaGATCACTAGGTTTCTATGAAATTAACTACTTATAGAAAAGattaaataacgaaaaattcacATCTTcagtatttatttttattttgtagaaaaaacaGGTTTTATTTTATTAACCACCTTCTACCGAGCCCTCTACAAGGGGTGGAGGATGTATTTAGTTATTGGCTTTTTATTTACCCTCTTTTTATTATAGGGTTGAAATGGTGGagctttttgaatttttagtttttatttattttaagaTCAATAACATACACTTTAGGATTGATTGATGTTTTATCGAAAACTTGTTGGTTTCGTAGAGTAATAATTAAACTGGGTGAATTATATGgaataaaaatcacaattacaaaaataaatgaatacaaTTGATATATTCTTTAATCTCTCGTCATCAATTACTTCCCTACATACGAAAAACGTATGTTTCCGATAACACAAAAACTTCCCTCCATCCCTCGTAAAGAGTGCATAACACAATTCCATATATGTGAAGTTGCTTAATTTACAATTGActtgtttgttgttttttttctacaaaatagaaaCCTAGGATGTGAATTTTGTTTGTTAGGTATTACCTACTTTTTACTCATAAATTTAATTCTCTCAAAtcttaaaaatgaaattaatattcgTTTTTTATAATTAATATCCTACCTATTTCTGAAAACCTTGAGAATAATGCTAGGCTAATTTTTTGTATGTCAGTGAGGCACAACACGACGAGTCGATATTTCTATTCATCCTATTTGTCACATTAAAAAACTATTCGCATTTTGCCACATTCGAATTAGATAACCAATCTGTTTAGGATcaattatgagaaaaaaaatgaagatttcagcAATAGATTTTTTGTTATATTCAGAAAAAAGTAAATTTTGCAGGTTATTCTCGGCTCTTACCTCTCTATAAGATCTAGTCTGAACTGGTGCCCGTGTGGTAACGTACACAGTTCTAAACCGTTCTTCAGCTGAAGAGGGTCCTTCTCGTCTTGCTTGAATATCACATCTAGGTCGGTCCTTGTCAAATGGTTTGCCAGAATTCTAGAACCACAGTCTTTAAGTATCATTTTTATGCCTCTGAGGGCTTGAGCATCCAGGGGTTTGTTTTCGTTAACAGGCAACAACAGGGTCTGGTAGTTATCTAGATCGAACCTGGATAGTATTGGGATTTCTTCTTTACATCGTTCTAAAAGTTTTTGTTCTATTTCCTGGGAGTCGAAATCAAAGTTCTTGAGGGTCGTCGAGGATTCGGAGGTGGACATGTTATATCTGGGATTTTTGATTATCACTCCAGAGTTTCTTTGGCTTTCTATTGGGTCTCCTACAAACGAAACGgtattttcattaatgatgTTTTTCAGAAGAGATTCGAACTATGGTCGTTCAGTTGCATCTTAGTTGCATGTCAGCTTGGAGTAATATACATAAAATGCATGGTATCTATTCACTTTTGCTATTGAACATTTGCAGGACTAAAGATTGCATGTCGGCGGCGTGCCTTATTAATGTACTAGTTTTGTTATCATTTAGATTAGATTAAATTAGATTAGAAGTATGATCTATAAGGCTTACCGCCAAAATGCAATTTTTAaaagttttgcaactgtttagttgtaGTAGTGCAACTAGTGCATGCAATGCATTTATGTGACGTTAGTCGACATTCAATCTTCAGTCCTGTTACTGTTTAGTAGCAGAGGTGAGTAGATAGATACCGTGCATAGTACTCCGCGCTGACATATAACTAAAACGCAACTGAAAAGTTAGACCATCATATGGTTTGTGTTTTGACACAAACTTATAACGATTGCGTATCTTGAAGATTCTCTTTTTCGAGTACAACGCGATCGAATATTTGCAAGTTCTTTTCTCTAAAGTGAATCATGACCCTAACACAATGGTTCCCAACTAGTGATCCGTGGACCACCAGTGGTCCGCAGAAGCCAAAATATGGTCCGCGAATTTAGAACATGGAACTTAATTCGAAGTCCGCGACTGATtgacagttttttatttaagaTTTAACCGCTGCTCCCAGACCAAACTGTTTAATAGATGGCGTTAGTGAAGAGAATCAGTAGTACAGTCAATACAAACTGAAAAATCAGAGAACGtcgcaaatatattcatttttgaagatcactttcgagcttttatttgcaaacttcaattgtgattataggtaaaaatttccaaaaatgaaatcaattaaataatcgtcaagactgaacggctgcatcgagctccataaaattttcagatttattactagaagtgttgccctttcagaatttgtatgacaattccatctacggttattgttattgagagataatcgactcgaaaggtgattatcgaaaaattcctaaaaagatggaatcaattgaataatcgtcaagaccgaatggttgcatcgagctccataaaatttttagatttattaTAGGTTTATTAAAGGTGGTTCCTGCtaacaagaataatataaaagaggtACCTGGCCAAGAAAAGTTTGGGAACCTTTGCCCTAACAGAACGTtctaggtatactttgttttttaCTATTTGCAAAATGATTTTCTCTGGGAGAACTACAGCCAATATTGAGCGGAACCACAGGTTTTCATTTCCATTTaactgaaatattctcatagAAGAGCGAATTCCGGTTGTACTGAAAACAGTATACCACTTTCTCATTGCGAATGACACACCCAGTTTTTATGGCACTAGAAGAAGGACTATTCAAGGACAATTTCAACAATGTACCATACTCAAGAAATCAACCCATATATTCTTCtgctacgtgcggtgccccaccgggctgaactgagaGCTAGTGACCCATTGTTCATCCGACTCAAACCCCGAGACATGTTGACAAAaacgccacaagtcgacagagaagagtccctctcaccatagggaTCGTTGGTGTTCTGTCTCCTGggtgtgtcatccttaactCTTCAGGGTTGCTGCagatgaacagaatatgttcaaTCGTTTCATCAgtaccagcggcacagggaacagcCAGTCAGTCACATTCTATTCaagtgtttattaaacaaatggcTTGTCATTGTTCCAGTAACTAGACTCAGCTGTTTCCTCTTAGGAGCCagtagttttttgacctcagataCAGAGGACATTCTCTCATTGAGAAGCCTTGATCGCCTGAGACCACTTCTTATGCccattcagaggaaaatttcctgtctagccatctattaaagaagttcttgacagatgtacgacagataggcagcgccggtcccgCACTAACAGAAGCTAAGCGGGCTCCCTGCTTAgcaagtatgtctgccttctcgtttctCGGAAGCTCTCGCAGAGCCTCCCTGCATTCCTTTACTAGGAgtgagttaaccctttcctcagaaagggattcCAGagttccctgactgtcacaacaaatataTCTGTGTTTAGCGGAGTACCCTttgcggatattctccagtgtgcaggtcagaacagcatacagttcagcctgcactatggaacaATCCTTCCCTAGGGGGATGGTCCCACAATTCCCATTCCAGTCCCTGTGAGCATTATAGAGCCATCGGTGTACCAAGTGCTTCAGGCACAAGAAGCCTGTTAGGTCCCTGTCAGGaacaattaccctgtagggttcggcGAAGTAGAAGTTGGTGATCGCGTGGTCCCCTTCCATGGAGAAGGGATGCGTTGGCATCCTTCACCATCTTGAGAGCCCTCGCGCCCTAACAGTTCTCTATCGCGCCATTGTCCCAAACTCTaagagctgtcttcatagcAACCTCTGTAACTACAAACTACAAGGTGTAAAGGAGGTGAGCCCAGCAGACACATCATGTCTGCCGTAGGGGTGGATATCAGAGCGGCTGTGATGGTTAGTTGCGTTCCTCTCACATCTGGTCATAATGGTGCGGCTACAGTTCTTCCTCATGGAAGTCCACCATACCAGCTATGCGTAGGTAAGGATAGGCCTCACCACTACAGTGTACAACCAGTGCATAATGTGTGGTTTGAAGCCCGATCCCTCACCAAGTACTCCCCGAGTagaccaaaaaattacattaaacTTGCTCGTTAGAGTCTCAATGTGTTTGTTCCACAGTATTTTGAGGACCAGTGTCACACCGAGATATCCCATATATTAGATTATTTGCAAGCATAAAATGCTTAGAAAACTTCATCAGTGACAAGTGTCTAGGGTGGCAtagcttaaaatggctatatatctttttatctagacCGAATCGGacaaaaatggtagaggaaaaaagtgttttgttcgacctcaagaatctattaaCCAATCTGTTAGAATATAAGTACAGGTCAAAGATTCATTACATCCTTTTAAATGCCACCTGCGTGTATTTTGCCTCGGTTATTAGTCCTCCGTTTTTTttgttagaataattttttgtttattttttaattatatctGAAGTTTTATTTTTGGCTTTTTTTTGTATAAGATTGATAGGCTCTGGACTTGTCTCATTatcttcaataataaaaatatgtacTGAGATTTGCAGCGGATCTTCTTCCAAGAGCGTAGACGCTTTTTCACAACTGTGACATTGGTTAATATTCGAAAGAGTAAAGACCTTTATTGCCTTCGTTGGAAAAAATTATGCGTACCAATTAATGAAAAGAAACTACTAACCTGCGGCAGAACTGAGAGCAGAGTCTCCACTGCCATTCCCGGAGTCGGAACCAGAGGCATGGTACGACGTGACCCTCTGAACGCCGCCATGGGTTAAGAACCCGCAGGTGTGTTGGTAATCCGTCACGTCGGAATCCCTGGATTCTGTGCGATGCATCCCCGGCACCCTGGAAGGCTTCGGCGGTGGAGACTCCGACAGCAGGGAGTCGTTCTCATCGAACAGCTTCCTCTCGGCGCAAGGGGAAAGGGTGGGATCACTGGTCACTCGACAGTTTCTGCCCAGAGTGTTCGAACTGACCGAGAGCGACAGCTTCGCGTGTGTGGTTCTCGGTAACGAGTGCGTGGAAAACTTCAGATTGGAAGAGACGGTCTCGGGACCAGCGGACCTCGTCATCAGCGGCGATTGTATGACACCGTCCGCACTATTGCACTTTTCGTGGGCCACCCTGTTCACTTCGTTCGGCGTGAGCGAGTGCGAACGCTGTTTCTTCGACGGAAGACGCGGTACGTTGTCCCTGGTGATCCTTGTGGGCGAGCCTGAGTTCCTGCCAGGCAGTGAAGGGTGCCTGGGGTGCGAACATCCGATGGGCGTCGTCGCTGGGGACGTCAGTCTACTTTGGGGTAGGGGCGTTGGGTATTTGCTGGCATAGAAGGATAACGGATACATCCTGTTTTTCGGGAATTGGATCCTGGCTCCAGAAAGGGACGTTATGGGTTTTCCGGAACCCACGTAGAATGTGATGAGGTCTGGAACGGTATCGAAGGCGTCATCTTCGAACTGAAATAATAAGTAGATGTTATTCATATTCGTTTCAAGTGTTAACGCTTCTCAGGGAATAACCAATATTATTAAGAGGTTCTCTGATGTACCATATCAATAAAAAAGACGAAGTTGATTTAAACAGCATTGTTCATTGGGGGCAGACGGCACCACAAGAAGTTTTAGTGGTTCACTATTGAAATGAGCTACACTGTTTAAGGTCAAGTGCTGCAGTCAGTCCTAAGGCCATCAAATCTGAACCAGTAGAGCACGGGAGGTTCTCACTGACGAACCGATCCTGTAACGTTAATAAAAATCCaattatttttgtatgttgCAAAGCATGGTCCTTCTTTCCTTTGGGCATGGCAATGAACGACAACTCTCGGATCGCTCCGCAGCGTGTCTAGTTCGCAGCACCTCCACATTGACAAACCAGCAATGAACGacataaaaaattgttgccGTTGCAGGTTGCAGGTTCTGTTCGTCAGTGATTTCGAGTCTTTATGAAGAGTACCCCTACacggcgagtctttgacttgtacatatattttaacagaagattcctgaggtcgaAAGAGGCAATTTTaccccttaccattttttcctattcggctcggttgaaaaTATACAGTCAAGAGAGTTACATCTCACAAACGATTCaatcgaatggaatgattttcggaatataatttttcattgtgatgaatcttcttcgaacacaaaattCTACCCACATTTTCCTGTAATTTCATTATGACTGCTctttatgaaaataaaagtattcttcatattttcgcgTATTATGCTCCGTTTTCTagtattttgattttcaaaaataaaaaatatccttgaaattccaaaaattgaaTACTTTGGCGGAATGCAACTGGTATGttcaaaatatccacagatgtcatagatttagtttcagattttgtttttccagaggtggcacagctcattataaaaacttaaaatggctttatctttttatcggaaaaaatggtgaagaaaaaaagcgtttcttttgacctgaagaatgtacttttgaaatatatgtacatataataTCTACACATAAAACGAATCTTGGATTTATTGTTAAAAACCCAAAACTAAAGAGCTGTCTCCTAGTAGGAGAGCTAGCAACTtcgaaagaaaaataatttcagGGAGGCTGATTTTTTAGTAGTTCAATTATATGATACTTTGGACTTAATCGAACAGAAAACGACAATCCTAGGTTTTCCCCCATAGGGTAGGTGCGAGGAGAAGACCAATTTTCAGAGATATTGCAAAATGTTCGTTTTAACGTTGGTTTTTCGGAAAAAAGCGTAGAAGTGATCCAAATAAAATTTGTAAAACATTGAATCCTATGTACGCGACGTCTTTGATCGTATATATGTTAAAATGTGTTTGGGTTTGCACAAGCTGATAAGCAACTAAACTTATTTTCATGTAGGCTTGATTTACAAAGGTTCAGACCTAAACAGCGACAGAGAACAGGACTTTTCACCAAATCGTGTACATTTTCAAGACCAGATAAAATCTTTCTTCTTTCCGAAAGGAAAGCTAACTTATAACAAAGATAAATAGTGatagaaataaaacaaaatatagATTGTGCTGATCAAACAAAACATTTTCTCAGAATTCATTAGTTTCAGGGATCATCTATGAgccaagaaaaataaaaatgaatttttttctttgaaatgtaCGTAGAACCATTGAGTCTTACTAAGTTGAATACTCCAAAGGAAGAACATTTAAAATACACACCTGAAATTGGACCCTTTCGTATACAGTGTCAGGTTGTATGACCAATTTATTGATGACGAAATGAAGAGCTTGGCCTTTGGTCCTACATGTAAGTACGTAATTTCCAGGTTGCGAGGTACAATCTCTAACTAGAAAACCCCCCTCTTCTCGGACTATATCTTCAGCTCTAGACCTCGGTATAGCACCATGGTACCAGGCATGCGATCTCAGGTCCCTGCTGTCTAGCGACAGCTCCCATTCCAAGGCTTTCTTGAGCTCTTGAGCGCTCATGGAAGTATCCGCCATGGgctcctgcaaaaaaaaaaccttatagTACCCTATATTTTTCCGTAAAGGGAAATATAATTCGAGTTTTATGAGCATCAACGTGTTCGAAAATTATACTGGTGTAtctaaatattttttctacaagcttGCGCTTTAAACCCTTTTCCCCCACACATTTTTAGtcgcaaagagtcactttcccaaacggtgcgggaaaaactcctgctatttctttccttCCTGCTACGCATCATTCGAACAACGAACAACGGAAGTTTCttgcaggcccggatctacgtttttttctgaccggggcaaaaattcatgatggcgcccccccccctctaaggttcttaggaaacatataattgcatattggtgatcgcgatttcaacccgagatatttttttcactaattcgaggtcgttgattacgaatatgcaattaaatttttcctaaaatgagtactttaagaaaaaaataactcttatttttttcccattgtacCATTAGAAGTTATtgttttcccaaagtactcttCTTAGgaaaaaaatgactcgggttgaaatcgttcgaaaaataaaaaagtttgtttttacaagaatgtcgtttgcaaccctcgctcacctatcgtttttacccgcgctttacgaacgaaattattccgaacgaaattaattttttcagcgacatatatcgacccgggtcattttacttattaattcgaggtcgtagatcacgaatatgcaatttgatttcttgtaggatcagtattttgagaaataaatcacttcaagtgcaaaatttcgaagaaattggtcaactttgaggaggtgtagcagccagaaaaaaagcactagtcatatgctgatttttttgtgatagattggttctttgcgaatagaaataacctcacttcattcatctaccgctaacagtatagattttataattttgtcCGCGAAGGTCctaaatttccgattttccatcgaccataacttgaaaacttaatttttgaaaaatatctgtttgcacaTTCGTGTTCTCCGCCCTCGTATGAGTGTACAGTacaatttggttttgatcggaaaccaaaaatatttttcaaaaaatccatacagtatggaaaatttgaaaaattttcgatctctacgatttccaccaatattgttgtatttactaaatcgagggcgtagatgatgaatatgcgaacagaattttgttaaaaggattagtttttaagttatggtccataaaaaatcggaaattttggcccttagttccagatgaaattGGGATGGGTAGGTAAtgccccaggcaaagaaattactggctctatgcttgcgacacattgtagacatatcccatcttttaacctatttcactcaagtgtggcggtcattcctagatgactgaataatacatatTCAGTTAATTGATccttcattgattttgaagatttttggcatagtCAAGGTtaatcatgtttccattctacagtttcgattttagctctaggaaatcaattttttccgagaaactaaaaaaaaaatttcaacctctggttgattttggcgcccccttaagctgacgcccggggcaagagccccgcttgcccccccctagatccgggcctggttTCTTGGGCGGGCAAGTACCACTGTCCGCActtataaataactatttctcaACTTTTAAACttcaaaagaaaaaatgtcCTATATAGG
The nucleotide sequence above comes from Coccinella septempunctata chromosome 4, icCocSept1.1, whole genome shotgun sequence. Encoded proteins:
- the LOC123312610 gene encoding breast cancer anti-estrogen resistance protein 3 homolog isoform X5, which encodes MKKRFSLNRFASLPTRFKSRIHKVNGVQQDVSSAKSMEISKWLQNLDLEEYKENFSKFGGVEDILDLSETDIKNLGVKISSHRALMVHSLTVLRAKYYDNFEKNRNMKQPTLRHSVAVDSNKVEDDDVLTDLTTVSEVIQSKSLNNLIMEPMADTSMSAQELKKALEWELSLDSRDLRSHAWYHGAIPRSRAEDIVREEGGFLVRDCTSQPGNYVLTCRTKGQALHFVINKLVIQPDTVYERVQFQFEDDAFDTVPDLITFYVGSGKPITSLSGARIQFPKNRMYPLSFYASKYPTPLPQSRLTSPATTPIGCSHPRHPSLPGRNSGSPTRITRDNVPRLPSKKQRSHSLTPNEVNRVAHEKCNSADGVIQSPLMTRSAGPETVSSNLKFSTHSLPRTTHAKLSLSVSSNTLGRNCRVTSDPTLSPCAERKLFDENDSLLSESPPPKPSRVPGMHRTESRDSDVTDYQHTCGFLTHGGVQRVTSYHASGSDSGNGSGDSALSSAAGDPIESQRNSGVIIKNPRYNMSTSESSTTLKNFDFDSQEIEQKLLERCKEEIPILSRFDLDNYQTLLLPVNENKPLDAQALRGIKMILKDCGSRILANHLTRTDLDVIFKQDEKDPLQLKNGLELCTLPHGHQFRLDLIERTECLKLLVAVTILTCADEVERTETLYKWIEIAIDTKTALGNLFGFCGIMLGLCLPQIERLHTTWHMLRQKYTDVAFNFESKLRPTLKNMNNCSNPQAPNTTIPHLLPFVILLERDLEDFQVAGDQNSLSSSCLGLREHNSQDFGLAALLNHLQTARKYVDQSANYIRNAEIVMAEARMDDLTLSMFQTEFHLKFLWGSRGAGADSADRHSKFEQILTVMSEKFCSLRDDSEV
- the LOC123312610 gene encoding breast cancer anti-estrogen resistance protein 3 homolog isoform X1, which translates into the protein MEMSDTGDSGVRDPWQHVKARQTWALFGCFSPHDNLQDLAISGFSLNRFASLPTRFKSRIHKVNGVQQDVSSAKSMEISKWLQNLDLEEYKENFSKFGGVEDILDLSETDIKNLGVKISSHRALMVHSLTVLRAKYYDNFEKNRNMKQPTLRHSVAVDSNKVEDDDVLTDLTTVSEVIQSKSLNNLIMEPMADTSMSAQELKKALEWELSLDSRDLRSHAWYHGAIPRSRAEDIVREEGGFLVRDCTSQPGNYVLTCRTKGQALHFVINKLVIQPDTVYERVQFQFEDDAFDTVPDLITFYVGSGKPITSLSGARIQFPKNRMYPLSFYASKYPTPLPQSRLTSPATTPIGCSHPRHPSLPGRNSGSPTRITRDNVPRLPSKKQRSHSLTPNEVNRVAHEKCNSADGVIQSPLMTRSAGPETVSSNLKFSTHSLPRTTHAKLSLSVSSNTLGRNCRVTSDPTLSPCAERKLFDENDSLLSESPPPKPSRVPGMHRTESRDSDVTDYQHTCGFLTHGGVQRVTSYHASGSDSGNGSGDSALSSAAGDPIESQRNSGVIIKNPRYNMSTSESSTTLKNFDFDSQEIEQKLLERCKEEIPILSRFDLDNYQTLLLPVNENKPLDAQALRGIKMILKDCGSRILANHLTRTDLDVIFKQDEKDPLQLKNGLELCTLPHGHQFRLDLIERTECLKLLVAVTILTCADEVERTETLYKWIEIAIDTKTALGNLFGFCGIMLGLCLPQIERLHTTWHMLRQKYTDVAFNFESKLRPTLKNMNNCSNPQAPNTTIPHLLPFVILLERDLEDFQVAGDQNSLSSSCLGLREHNSQDFGLAALLNHLQTARKYVDQSANYIRNAEIVMAEARMDDLTLSMFQTEFHLKFLWGSRGAGADSADRHSKFEQILTVMSEKFCSLRDDSEV
- the LOC123312610 gene encoding breast cancer anti-estrogen resistance protein 3 homolog isoform X2, whose translation is MSDTGDSGVRDPWQHVKARQTWALFGCFSPHDNLQDLAISGFSLNRFASLPTRFKSRIHKVNGVQQDVSSAKSMEISKWLQNLDLEEYKENFSKFGGVEDILDLSETDIKNLGVKISSHRALMVHSLTVLRAKYYDNFEKNRNMKQPTLRHSVAVDSNKVEDDDVLTDLTTVSEVIQSKSLNNLIMEPMADTSMSAQELKKALEWELSLDSRDLRSHAWYHGAIPRSRAEDIVREEGGFLVRDCTSQPGNYVLTCRTKGQALHFVINKLVIQPDTVYERVQFQFEDDAFDTVPDLITFYVGSGKPITSLSGARIQFPKNRMYPLSFYASKYPTPLPQSRLTSPATTPIGCSHPRHPSLPGRNSGSPTRITRDNVPRLPSKKQRSHSLTPNEVNRVAHEKCNSADGVIQSPLMTRSAGPETVSSNLKFSTHSLPRTTHAKLSLSVSSNTLGRNCRVTSDPTLSPCAERKLFDENDSLLSESPPPKPSRVPGMHRTESRDSDVTDYQHTCGFLTHGGVQRVTSYHASGSDSGNGSGDSALSSAAGDPIESQRNSGVIIKNPRYNMSTSESSTTLKNFDFDSQEIEQKLLERCKEEIPILSRFDLDNYQTLLLPVNENKPLDAQALRGIKMILKDCGSRILANHLTRTDLDVIFKQDEKDPLQLKNGLELCTLPHGHQFRLDLIERTECLKLLVAVTILTCADEVERTETLYKWIEIAIDTKTALGNLFGFCGIMLGLCLPQIERLHTTWHMLRQKYTDVAFNFESKLRPTLKNMNNCSNPQAPNTTIPHLLPFVILLERDLEDFQVAGDQNSLSSSCLGLREHNSQDFGLAALLNHLQTARKYVDQSANYIRNAEIVMAEARMDDLTLSMFQTEFHLKFLWGSRGAGADSADRHSKFEQILTVMSEKFCSLRDDSEV
- the LOC123312610 gene encoding breast cancer anti-estrogen resistance protein 3 homolog isoform X4 produces the protein MGKAQSKLRRSKLYKSFSLNRFASLPTRFKSRIHKVNGVQQDVSSAKSMEISKWLQNLDLEEYKENFSKFGGVEDILDLSETDIKNLGVKISSHRALMVHSLTVLRAKYYDNFEKNRNMKQPTLRHSVAVDSNKVEDDDVLTDLTTVSEVIQSKSLNNLIMEPMADTSMSAQELKKALEWELSLDSRDLRSHAWYHGAIPRSRAEDIVREEGGFLVRDCTSQPGNYVLTCRTKGQALHFVINKLVIQPDTVYERVQFQFEDDAFDTVPDLITFYVGSGKPITSLSGARIQFPKNRMYPLSFYASKYPTPLPQSRLTSPATTPIGCSHPRHPSLPGRNSGSPTRITRDNVPRLPSKKQRSHSLTPNEVNRVAHEKCNSADGVIQSPLMTRSAGPETVSSNLKFSTHSLPRTTHAKLSLSVSSNTLGRNCRVTSDPTLSPCAERKLFDENDSLLSESPPPKPSRVPGMHRTESRDSDVTDYQHTCGFLTHGGVQRVTSYHASGSDSGNGSGDSALSSAAGDPIESQRNSGVIIKNPRYNMSTSESSTTLKNFDFDSQEIEQKLLERCKEEIPILSRFDLDNYQTLLLPVNENKPLDAQALRGIKMILKDCGSRILANHLTRTDLDVIFKQDEKDPLQLKNGLELCTLPHGHQFRLDLIERTECLKLLVAVTILTCADEVERTETLYKWIEIAIDTKTALGNLFGFCGIMLGLCLPQIERLHTTWHMLRQKYTDVAFNFESKLRPTLKNMNNCSNPQAPNTTIPHLLPFVILLERDLEDFQVAGDQNSLSSSCLGLREHNSQDFGLAALLNHLQTARKYVDQSANYIRNAEIVMAEARMDDLTLSMFQTEFHLKFLWGSRGAGADSADRHSKFEQILTVMSEKFCSLRDDSEV